Proteins from a genomic interval of Psychrobacter fulvigenes:
- a CDS encoding polysaccharide biosynthesis/export family protein, giving the protein MVYRYFFSTYKSARLLSVSCLLSIGLLSGCAINSGFQTGSLPPTGYFTADNGLEFNIQPLSLATLPPPQVTAPDNDVYQLVKTSSRAEYRISEGDILGINLIGYPEITPPTASESNNPYESGFPVDQQGFIQFPLIGRIQASGLSVPQFTANLRARLQRYLKHSDPQVKVINYRGNKFFIDGEVRQPGEFAIADTPVSLLSAISRAGGATPTGDSDNIVFSRNGKEYSLGLQSLQQFGISANQIYLQDGDSIHVNSQSRKKVYVLGELGRVAPVPIPEQGLNLAHVLGETGGLDATTANAAKVYIVRDNPQSVLTNIYYIDMQTVTNFALANRFEMHPNDIVYVDPTGLARWNRIISLLLPSTTTISLLSDL; this is encoded by the coding sequence ATGGTCTATAGATATTTTTTTTCTACATATAAGTCCGCTAGGTTATTGAGCGTTTCATGCTTGTTATCTATAGGATTACTCTCTGGCTGTGCCATTAACTCTGGATTTCAGACGGGAAGTTTACCTCCCACTGGGTATTTTACGGCAGACAACGGCTTAGAGTTTAATATTCAACCGTTAAGCCTAGCTACTCTACCACCACCCCAGGTCACTGCACCTGACAACGATGTATATCAACTTGTCAAGACTTCAAGTAGGGCTGAATATCGCATTTCTGAAGGCGATATTTTGGGTATTAATCTTATAGGCTATCCAGAAATAACCCCTCCTACAGCTAGTGAGAGTAATAACCCGTATGAATCTGGATTTCCTGTGGACCAACAAGGATTTATCCAGTTTCCATTAATTGGCCGTATTCAAGCCAGCGGTTTAAGTGTGCCGCAGTTTACAGCCAATCTACGAGCTCGATTACAACGCTACTTAAAACACTCTGACCCTCAAGTCAAAGTAATCAATTACCGTGGTAATAAGTTCTTTATTGATGGAGAGGTCAGACAGCCAGGGGAGTTTGCTATTGCAGACACACCTGTTTCGTTATTGAGTGCTATTTCTAGAGCAGGTGGAGCAACGCCTACAGGCGACTCAGATAACATAGTGTTTAGCCGAAACGGTAAGGAGTATTCACTAGGGTTACAGTCACTGCAACAATTTGGTATATCAGCTAACCAAATTTATTTACAAGATGGTGACTCTATTCATGTAAATAGTCAAAGTCGTAAAAAAGTCTATGTGTTGGGTGAGCTTGGCAGAGTGGCGCCCGTGCCGATACCAGAGCAAGGACTTAATTTAGCTCATGTATTAGGAGAGACGGGTGGACTGGATGCTACCACTGCTAATGCAGCCAAAGTTTATATTGTTAGAGACAATCCTCAGTCTGTGCTGACGAATATCTACTACATTGATATGCAGACGGTAACGAACTTTGCTTTAGCTAATCGCTTTGAGATGCATCCTAACGATATCGTTTATGTCGATCCAACAGGACTGGCTCGTTGGAACCGTATTATTAGCTTGCTATTGCCGTCTACTACTACTATCAGTTTATTATCAGATCTATAG
- the rluB gene encoding 23S rRNA pseudouridine(2605) synthase RluB has translation MKDEKLQKALARMGLGSRRQMEEVIKSGRVSVNSGPATIGDRVSQGDEIRVDGRLIKYTAENEKRRRVLAYYKPEGEICSANDPEGRPTVFERLPKLTHDRWVMVGRLDINSSGLLLFTNDGEMAHRLMHPSNEITREYAVRVLGEVTSDIARNLTAGVMLEDGMAQFEDIKDGGGEGVNKWYHVKLKEGRNREVRRLFESQGLKVSRLLRTRYGSIALPKELRTGRFLELDKKDINTLTDLVSLRPRHGTGLHGAAKEKQERIKNKPLKARRTDSRSNSAKPKSSASPASRGSRNTRDRNNKR, from the coding sequence ATGAAAGATGAAAAACTACAAAAAGCCCTTGCCCGTATGGGTTTAGGCTCACGCCGTCAGATGGAAGAAGTCATTAAGTCTGGCCGTGTCTCAGTCAATAGTGGCCCTGCTACGATTGGTGATCGCGTGAGCCAAGGCGATGAGATTCGCGTCGATGGTCGCTTGATTAAATATACTGCGGAAAACGAGAAGCGCCGCCGAGTATTGGCTTACTATAAGCCTGAAGGTGAGATCTGCTCTGCTAATGATCCTGAAGGTCGTCCAACCGTGTTTGAGCGCTTGCCAAAGCTGACGCATGACCGCTGGGTGATGGTGGGGCGTTTGGACATCAACTCCTCGGGACTATTATTATTTACCAATGATGGTGAAATGGCACATCGCTTGATGCATCCGTCCAATGAGATTACTCGTGAGTATGCTGTACGTGTGCTGGGTGAAGTGACCTCTGATATCGCTCGCAATCTGACTGCGGGTGTCATGCTAGAAGATGGTATGGCACAGTTTGAAGATATAAAAGACGGCGGCGGCGAAGGCGTCAATAAATGGTATCACGTCAAACTCAAAGAAGGTCGTAATCGTGAAGTGCGCCGCTTATTTGAGTCGCAAGGCCTTAAGGTAAGCCGTCTACTACGTACGCGTTATGGCAGTATTGCACTACCGAAAGAACTGCGTACTGGTCGTTTCTTGGAGCTGGACAAAAAAGACATCAATACCCTAACTGATTTGGTCAGTCTGCGTCCACGTCATGGTACTGGTTTACATGGTGCCGCCAAAGAAAAGCAAGAGCGCATCAAAAACAAGCCACTAAAAGCGCGTCGTACGGATAGTCGTAGTAATAGTGCCAAGCCTAAGAGTAGCGCAAGCCCAGCCAGTCGTGGTTCACGCAATACTCGTGATCGCAACAATAAGCGTTAA